The following are encoded in a window of bacterium SCSIO 12643 genomic DNA:
- a CDS encoding TonB family protein: MIDTYWFSSLLEINLYLISLTILWLLIRNKISFWNQRVMLLAIPPLSYLILWIKNPLYESGMVYEVIPLNPVDISTTTPIITDSFEFQIEYVYWFGVFVFLSVFVIKILRILAFFKDAESDGRIVLLNSSTEDSFSFFNLIHIRANLDKEEQDIVLAHELIHLKKYHSLDLILFEVYHSLFWFNPLLILMKKELIHIHEFEVDQEMYSKHKTKYLHHLLNYALGSSNSHYLLSSQFYNKLTLKKRIATMKNSNKSNNILFLLSLPVLAITFMVTSCESQDIQPDNQVNQQMTRIPPENGDVPSPPPPPIPEEHVQKGELTKMPEFPGGQEAMFAYMGENIKYPKQAKEDEISGKVLVNFTVKNTGEIAYVKVVKGVSPELDNEAIRVIKHMPDWTPGEIDGKQVSSQLTLPINFKLK, translated from the coding sequence ATGATTGATACATATTGGTTCAGCAGTTTATTAGAAATCAATCTTTATTTGATCTCCTTGACCATTTTATGGTTGTTAATTCGAAACAAGATTTCATTTTGGAATCAACGGGTGATGCTTTTAGCCATTCCTCCCCTTTCGTATCTCATATTGTGGATAAAAAACCCGCTATATGAATCTGGAATGGTTTACGAAGTTATCCCACTAAATCCGGTAGATATTTCGACTACAACTCCAATTATCACTGATTCATTTGAGTTTCAAATAGAATATGTTTATTGGTTCGGTGTTTTTGTCTTTTTAAGTGTCTTCGTAATTAAAATTCTTCGCATTCTTGCTTTTTTTAAAGATGCGGAATCTGATGGAAGAATCGTTCTCTTAAATTCCAGTACGGAAGATTCTTTTTCATTTTTCAATCTTATTCATATACGCGCAAATCTGGATAAGGAAGAACAAGATATTGTATTGGCGCATGAACTAATACATTTAAAAAAGTATCATTCTTTGGATTTGATTCTATTTGAGGTCTACCATTCCCTTTTCTGGTTTAATCCTCTATTGATTTTGATGAAGAAAGAGTTGATACATATCCATGAATTTGAGGTAGACCAAGAGATGTATTCAAAGCATAAAACAAAATACTTGCATCATTTATTGAATTATGCCTTAGGTTCTAGTAATTCTCATTATTTACTATCGAGTCAGTTTTACAATAAACTAACACTCAAAAAACGGATCGCAACAATGAAAAATTCTAATAAATCAAATAACATTTTATTCCTATTAAGTTTACCTGTTTTGGCGATAACATTTATGGTCACTTCATGTGAATCACAGGATATACAACCTGATAACCAGGTAAATCAACAGATGACCAGAATTCCACCGGAAAATGGAGATGTACCATCACCTCCTCCGCCACCTATACCAGAAGAACATGTGCAAAAGGGTGAGCTCACTAAAATGCCTGAGTTTCCAGGTGGTCAGGAGGCGATGTTTGCCTATATGGGTGAAAATATCAAATATCCTAAACAAGCAAAGGAAGATGAAATTTCCGGTAAAGTTCTGGTTAACTTCACAGTAAAAAACACCGGTGAAATTGCATATGTAAAAGTAGTTAAAGGAGTCAGCCCTGAGCTGGATAATGAAGCTATTCGGGTGATCAAACATATGCCAGATTGGACTCCAGGTGAAATTGACGGCAAACAAGTTTCCAGTCAACTCACCTTACCTATCAATTTCAAATTGAAGTAA
- a CDS encoding T9SS type A sorting domain-containing protein, whose translation MRKKGINIISLTLIFLFGIEGFAQVHYKQMMHDPQYNFYDVCRAAELYFSTHSKGKGSGWKPYQRWKAENESKYYPTGNRMNTIPNFAAVHFANFVAQNPQISSRSLFPGGWNDLGPYSANNITEGYNPGIGRVESFWVNPTNDQHLYLGSRSGGFWKTSNGGTTWKNTTDYLVASGVNTIAVNPTNSDSILINVKNAANNASHGIYRSVDGGENWIVSDFNPANLGWGGLGSNGRIFKIVYHPRVEGLVFVGTNQGIYRSDDDLQTWTQMLSTADVTDIEFHPTNDSVMYVYDNYYWSSNKNVIMRSTDMGLSYSSSATIVGNSNSEGFIAVSPVAPDYVYFASDNGVWKSDDEGQNFTFISTPTESCDGFAVSDLDTSNMVYGYLNLMGSTDGGVTFTEIAAWANSNPTNDYTHADLRTAESVNGVFYVGTDGYLAKTDDNGATWSRLNDGTGIREFYASGVSQSHYDVYMAGSQDNGTSVLNENGWIEWNGGDGMEAIVQTLNPEWMIGSWQFGTRQITKDGGQTRFGANNPDNGSGEADWQAPLLYSPNHQMRVYHFAEKIYQSDEFGDTWYEIGNPGIGLLEVAAIAENNSDIMAVSSGNNLMITEDHWVTSRSSFIGLPNYAITDIAFDPHNDSTMIVTYNRYQADSKKVYISHDLGQTWSNITYNLNDMPIRSVVIDHSDSSFIYLGAEIGVYVKSMNATQWELYNTNLPNVTVRDLEIQYGSNTLKAATWGRGLWEYHLKGRADYPAILYTSITDTPTDIAPKAGDDQYVTSIISYDQNVKSAFVKWSNGTTDLNKILTMSNTMDSTWVTDSAFTNYGKGTDIYFKVYAVGQNNDTTESYRYQYQVRTAQNINSVIENSFETEVNLYPNPNDGQFYIDLGSQFNDVNIEIYDTQGRRVYHTFDSGNDFKVNFEGVSGNYILSVSSGDKKARIQFILE comes from the coding sequence ATGAGAAAAAAAGGGATAAATATTATTTCACTTACATTAATATTCTTGTTTGGTATTGAGGGCTTTGCACAAGTACATTACAAGCAAATGATGCATGATCCGCAATACAATTTTTACGATGTATGTCGAGCGGCAGAGTTATATTTCTCCACACATTCAAAAGGGAAAGGTTCAGGTTGGAAACCATATCAAAGATGGAAAGCCGAAAATGAAAGTAAATATTATCCTACAGGGAATAGAATGAACACTATTCCAAACTTTGCTGCTGTACACTTTGCCAATTTTGTGGCGCAAAATCCACAAATAAGTTCAAGAAGTTTATTCCCGGGAGGTTGGAACGATTTAGGGCCGTATAGCGCAAATAATATTACCGAGGGTTACAATCCTGGAATTGGTCGTGTAGAAAGTTTTTGGGTGAATCCGACAAACGATCAGCATCTGTATCTGGGATCCAGAAGTGGGGGCTTTTGGAAAACATCTAATGGTGGAACAACCTGGAAAAACACAACGGATTACCTGGTGGCTTCCGGAGTAAATACCATTGCTGTAAATCCAACAAACTCGGATTCTATATTGATCAATGTTAAAAATGCAGCAAACAATGCTTCACATGGAATTTACCGTTCTGTGGATGGTGGTGAAAATTGGATAGTAAGTGACTTCAATCCAGCGAATCTGGGATGGGGTGGTCTAGGATCAAATGGAAGAATTTTTAAAATCGTTTATCATCCAAGAGTAGAAGGGTTGGTGTTTGTTGGTACAAACCAAGGAATCTATAGATCAGATGATGATTTACAAACCTGGACGCAAATGCTAAGCACAGCGGACGTTACGGATATTGAGTTTCACCCAACAAATGATAGTGTAATGTATGTTTATGACAACTACTATTGGAGTTCGAACAAGAATGTGATTATGCGTTCTACAGATATGGGATTGAGTTATTCAAGTTCAGCTACGATAGTCGGAAATTCAAATAGCGAAGGATTTATTGCTGTGAGCCCTGTAGCTCCTGATTATGTGTATTTCGCTTCTGATAATGGTGTATGGAAATCAGATGATGAAGGACAGAACTTTACTTTTATATCCACTCCAACCGAGAGTTGTGATGGTTTTGCGGTTTCAGATTTGGATACGAGCAATATGGTATATGGTTATTTAAACCTCATGGGAAGTACTGATGGTGGAGTCACATTTACGGAAATTGCAGCCTGGGCCAATAGCAACCCCACAAATGATTATACCCATGCAGATTTACGAACTGCAGAGAGTGTAAATGGTGTGTTCTATGTGGGCACGGATGGATATCTGGCAAAAACAGATGATAATGGTGCGACCTGGAGCAGGTTAAATGATGGAACCGGAATTCGCGAGTTTTATGCTAGTGGTGTAAGTCAAAGCCATTATGATGTGTATATGGCAGGTTCGCAAGATAATGGAACCAGTGTATTGAATGAGAACGGTTGGATTGAGTGGAATGGAGGAGATGGAATGGAAGCGATTGTGCAAACTTTAAACCCAGAATGGATGATAGGTAGTTGGCAGTTTGGAACCCGCCAAATTACCAAGGATGGAGGGCAAACGCGCTTTGGAGCGAATAATCCGGATAATGGTTCTGGAGAAGCTGACTGGCAGGCACCATTACTGTACAGTCCAAACCATCAAATGCGTGTATATCATTTTGCTGAAAAAATCTATCAATCAGATGAATTTGGTGATACATGGTATGAAATAGGTAATCCGGGTATTGGATTGCTTGAAGTAGCTGCAATAGCAGAGAATAATTCTGATATAATGGCTGTTTCCAGCGGAAATAATTTGATGATTACTGAAGATCATTGGGTCACTTCCAGAAGCTCTTTTATTGGATTGCCGAATTATGCCATTACCGATATTGCATTTGATCCACACAATGATTCTACCATGATTGTGACATATAACAGATATCAGGCAGATTCAAAAAAGGTGTATATCTCACATGATTTGGGACAGACCTGGAGTAATATCACTTATAATTTAAATGATATGCCAATTAGATCGGTGGTGATAGATCATTCAGATAGTTCGTTTATCTATTTAGGAGCAGAGATCGGTGTGTATGTGAAATCAATGAATGCTACGCAATGGGAATTATACAATACCAATTTACCCAATGTTACGGTAAGGGATTTAGAGATACAATATGGATCAAATACTTTAAAAGCAGCCACCTGGGGACGTGGTTTATGGGAATACCACCTAAAAGGGAGAGCAGATTACCCAGCAATTCTTTATACCAGTATTACAGATACACCAACAGATATTGCTCCTAAAGCGGGAGATGATCAATATGTGACATCTATAATTTCTTACGATCAAAATGTAAAATCTGCTTTTGTAAAATGGTCTAATGGGACCACAGACTTAAATAAAATATTGACTATGAGTAATACGATGGATAGTACCTGGGTGACAGATAGTGCATTTACCAATTATGGAAAGGGAACAGATATTTATTTTAAAGTATATGCTGTAGGCCAAAACAACGATACGACTGAAAGTTATAGATATCAATATCAAGTACGTACTGCACAAAACATCAACAGTGTAATTGAGAATTCATTTGAAACAGAGGTGAACTTATATCCTAATCCTAATGATGGACAATTTTACATTGATTTAGGAAGTCAGTTTAATGATGTGAA
- a CDS encoding BlaI/MecI/CopY family transcriptional regulator yields MNTKRELTKAEEQIMQAIWQVGKGFAKDILEVIPEPKPAYNTVLTVIRVLVNKGFVEFKTFGKSNEYFATISKEEYSLRQLQSLKKKYFNNSSKQMLSFFLKEDQLDINDVDEILKMIQDD; encoded by the coding sequence ATGAATACGAAAAGGGAACTTACAAAAGCCGAAGAGCAAATCATGCAAGCTATTTGGCAAGTAGGCAAAGGATTTGCGAAAGATATTCTAGAAGTTATTCCAGAACCCAAGCCTGCATACAACACAGTACTCACTGTAATACGCGTATTGGTTAATAAAGGTTTTGTGGAATTTAAAACTTTTGGAAAATCCAATGAGTACTTTGCTACTATCTCGAAAGAGGAATACTCTTTGAGACAATTACAAAGCTTAAAAAAGAAATACTTCAATAATTCCAGTAAGCAAATGCTTTCTTTCTTTTTAAAAGAAGATCAACTGGATATTAATGATGTGGACGAAATTCTTAAAATGATTCAAGATGATTGA
- the mutL gene encoding DNA mismatch repair endonuclease MutL — protein sequence MADIIKLLPDTIANQIAAGEVIQRPASVIKELVENAVDAKATEISVVVKDSGKTLILVTDNGIGMNETDARMSLERHATSKISTADDLFSIETKGFRGEAMASIAAISHMEIKTFSEESELGTLIKINGGEIESQEPHACPKGTQIAVKNLFYNVPARRKFLKSDNVEMRHIIDQFERVALAHPNIKFSLSHNNSDIFLLSAGNMRQRLIGIFGRKYNEKLVPIQQETPLVNISGFVLKPEAAKKTRGEQFFFVNDRYIKSGFLHQMVLQAYDELIPKGHHPGYFIFLEVAPDFIDINIHPTKTEIKFEDERSVGMLMRSAVKQSIGMFNVSPTIDFNPETSFTSTPIPKDKILSEPKISINEGFNPFNTTNNFDKKPEKQQIQSLQSMYADIETAAQSSSIPVEETTQLDVPLPKQENNFTGIKAFQVKNKYIFTSIKSGAIIINQTRAHQRVLYDQITDQLENGQGSSQQLLFPENVTFNSSQTTLLNEIMPNMKKIGFDIEPFGNNSFIVRGLPSISANEDPKQLIEGTLYGYESHIEKAGTHQNEALAGALAFKAAIKTGQSLSQEEISGLIDELFASSNPQTLPDGRQIFHQLTIDEIEKLFN from the coding sequence ATGGCAGATATAATTAAACTTTTGCCGGACACCATCGCTAACCAAATTGCGGCTGGTGAGGTAATTCAACGACCGGCTTCAGTTATCAAGGAACTTGTAGAAAATGCTGTAGATGCGAAGGCTACGGAGATTTCTGTAGTTGTTAAAGATTCTGGTAAAACCTTAATTCTCGTTACCGATAATGGGATTGGTATGAATGAAACAGACGCCAGAATGAGTTTGGAACGCCATGCGACATCCAAGATTTCCACTGCAGATGATTTATTTTCAATTGAAACAAAAGGTTTTCGCGGGGAGGCAATGGCTTCTATTGCTGCAATTTCTCACATGGAAATTAAAACATTTTCTGAAGAAAGTGAATTAGGTACGCTTATCAAAATTAATGGTGGTGAAATAGAATCTCAAGAACCTCACGCTTGTCCAAAAGGTACACAAATAGCGGTTAAAAATTTGTTTTACAACGTTCCCGCCAGAAGGAAGTTCTTGAAATCAGATAACGTAGAAATGCGTCATATCATCGACCAGTTTGAACGGGTAGCATTAGCACATCCAAATATCAAATTCTCGTTATCTCATAACAACAGTGATATCTTTCTACTCTCCGCTGGAAATATGCGTCAACGCTTAATTGGGATTTTTGGCCGCAAATACAACGAAAAACTAGTTCCGATTCAACAGGAAACTCCGCTGGTGAATATCTCAGGTTTTGTTTTAAAGCCCGAGGCTGCAAAAAAAACGCGTGGAGAACAGTTCTTTTTTGTGAATGACAGATATATCAAATCTGGTTTCCTTCACCAAATGGTGTTACAAGCTTATGATGAACTTATTCCGAAAGGACATCACCCGGGATATTTTATTTTCCTGGAAGTAGCACCGGATTTCATTGATATCAATATTCATCCTACCAAAACAGAAATTAAGTTTGAAGATGAACGTTCTGTAGGAATGCTTATGCGCTCAGCTGTAAAGCAATCTATTGGAATGTTTAATGTTTCACCTACGATTGACTTCAATCCGGAAACCAGCTTTACTTCTACTCCAATTCCTAAAGATAAAATACTCTCTGAACCAAAAATCTCAATTAATGAAGGGTTCAATCCTTTCAATACCACAAACAATTTCGATAAAAAACCGGAAAAACAACAGATTCAGAGTTTACAATCGATGTATGCCGATATTGAGACTGCCGCACAGAGTTCAAGTATTCCTGTAGAAGAAACCACTCAACTGGATGTTCCTTTACCTAAACAGGAAAACAACTTTACAGGAATTAAAGCATTTCAAGTGAAGAACAAATATATCTTCACTTCTATTAAATCTGGCGCAATTATCATCAATCAAACTCGAGCGCATCAGAGGGTTTTGTATGATCAGATTACTGATCAATTGGAAAATGGTCAAGGAAGTTCCCAACAATTACTCTTTCCGGAAAATGTAACTTTTAATAGCTCGCAAACAACACTTTTAAATGAGATCATGCCTAATATGAAAAAAATTGGGTTTGATATAGAACCGTTTGGGAATAATAGCTTTATTGTAAGAGGTTTGCCCTCTATTTCTGCTAATGAAGATCCGAAACAGCTCATTGAAGGAACTTTATATGGTTATGAGAGTCATATTGAAAAAGCAGGCACACATCAAAATGAAGCTCTGGCGGGTGCATTGGCTTTTAAAGCAGCCATTAAAACAGGCCAATCATTGAGCCAGGAAGAAATTAGTGGACTAATCGATGAACTCTTTGCATCAAGCAATCCGCAAACGCTTCCTGATGGACGTCAAATCTTTCATCAACTCACCATTGATGAAATAGAAAAACTATTTAATTAA
- a CDS encoding branched-chain amino acid aminotransferase, whose product MSIDISITRNQNSNLSSYDQDNIVFGKNFTDHMFIADFDGEKWGDFRIVPTGELNVHPANSMWHYGQSIFEGMKAYKNENGDAFLFRPLENAKRLNHSAVRMCMPEIPTDIFMEGLQTLMSLDKEWIPNRPGSSLYIRPFMMAWDTFLGVRPSSTYRFMILCSPAGKYYAEPVRVKIETEFSRAAGGGTGHAKAAGNYAGAMYPTKLAMENGYQQIIWTDSKEHKYVEEAGTMNLMFMYNGKLTTSPVSDTILNGITRKSVLGIAKDWGIEVEERQVDVHELVKAIKDGEVTEAFGVGTAATIAQIKTIGLDGVDYDLPAITEDMFQVKINTYLEDFRKGNIEDKFGWREVIK is encoded by the coding sequence ATGAGTATAGATATTTCGATTACACGTAACCAAAATTCAAATCTTTCTTCTTACGATCAAGACAATATCGTTTTCGGTAAAAACTTCACAGATCACATGTTTATTGCTGATTTTGATGGCGAAAAATGGGGAGATTTTAGAATTGTTCCTACAGGAGAATTAAACGTTCACCCTGCTAATTCAATGTGGCACTATGGTCAGTCTATTTTTGAAGGGATGAAAGCATATAAAAATGAAAATGGAGATGCGTTTTTATTCAGACCATTAGAAAACGCTAAACGTTTGAATCATTCTGCTGTTAGAATGTGTATGCCGGAGATACCTACGGACATATTCATGGAAGGATTGCAAACTTTAATGTCATTAGATAAAGAATGGATTCCTAATCGTCCGGGATCATCCTTATACATTCGTCCATTTATGATGGCCTGGGATACTTTCTTAGGTGTTCGCCCATCAAGCACATATCGTTTTATGATTTTATGTTCTCCTGCTGGAAAGTATTATGCAGAACCAGTAAGAGTTAAAATTGAAACGGAATTTTCTCGTGCTGCAGGTGGAGGTACTGGGCATGCAAAAGCAGCTGGAAACTACGCTGGAGCAATGTATCCTACTAAATTAGCTATGGAAAATGGATACCAACAAATTATCTGGACAGACTCTAAAGAGCATAAATATGTAGAGGAAGCTGGTACAATGAACTTAATGTTCATGTACAACGGTAAATTAACTACTTCACCTGTTTCTGATACGATTTTAAATGGAATTACCAGAAAGTCTGTTTTGGGAATTGCAAAAGATTGGGGAATTGAAGTTGAAGAACGTCAGGTAGATGTACATGAATTGGTTAAAGCCATTAAAGATGGTGAGGTAACCGAAGCTTTTGGTGTGGGTACCGCAGCAACTATTGCTCAAATTAAAACTATCGGTTTAGATGGTGTTGATTATGATTTGCCTGCAATTACAGAAGACATGTTCCAGGTAAAAATCAACACATATCTGGAAGATTTCAGAAAAGGAAATATTGAAGATAAATTTGGATGGAGAGAGGTTATTAAATAA
- a CDS encoding endonuclease/exonuclease/phosphatase family protein — MKKLSWFQKLIFIVNLGASLGLIVASFSSSFEPQQSALFYLAGLTYPFFLLINILFILYWVYQRKLVFILPLIACIIGSSNFKSLIAFNSKPKQETSTFKIMSFNVRLFNKYKWIEKDHLDDKIIEYIKSESPDIIAFQEFINITKEDLNYIKEIKNLGYKYYIFEPRNRGYTKHNFFGLITFSKHKITDNGVAYQNPESSRKTISLYTDINIQGKTIRIYNTHFNSLRFISEDYEFVENIADNDEEEAIKKSKNILNKVMNSARKRQNEVTFVRNHMMESPHPIIMLGDFNEPPYSYAYPQFTDFLEDPFLQYGFGLGTTYDGISTIPGLRLDYILHSKELKSTGFYTGPSGLSDHRPIISNFLIEE; from the coding sequence ATGAAAAAACTAAGTTGGTTTCAAAAGCTTATTTTTATTGTTAACCTGGGCGCATCACTTGGGTTAATTGTAGCTTCATTTTCATCTTCTTTTGAACCCCAACAAAGTGCGTTATTTTATCTGGCAGGATTAACCTACCCATTTTTCTTACTAATTAATATTCTCTTTATCCTATACTGGGTTTACCAAAGAAAGCTAGTTTTCATTTTACCTCTGATCGCATGTATCATTGGTTCATCTAATTTTAAAAGTTTAATTGCTTTCAACTCTAAACCTAAACAGGAAACTTCCACGTTTAAAATTATGTCTTTTAATGTACGTTTATTCAATAAGTATAAATGGATTGAAAAAGACCATTTGGATGACAAAATCATTGAATACATCAAATCAGAATCCCCTGACATTATTGCTTTTCAGGAGTTTATCAATATTACCAAAGAGGATCTGAATTACATTAAAGAGATTAAAAATCTAGGATATAAATATTACATTTTTGAACCTAGAAATCGTGGTTATACCAAACATAATTTCTTTGGGCTCATCACATTCTCCAAGCATAAAATTACCGACAATGGTGTGGCTTATCAAAACCCGGAAAGCTCGCGTAAAACAATTTCGTTGTACACGGATATTAATATCCAAGGGAAAACCATTCGCATTTATAACACCCATTTTAACTCACTTCGGTTCATTTCTGAAGATTACGAATTCGTTGAAAATATTGCTGACAATGACGAAGAAGAAGCCATTAAGAAATCTAAAAACATCCTGAATAAAGTGATGAATTCTGCGCGTAAGAGACAAAATGAAGTGACATTTGTTCGTAATCATATGATGGAGTCTCCCCACCCTATTATTATGTTGGGAGACTTTAACGAACCACCGTACAGTTATGCGTACCCTCAATTTACAGACTTTTTAGAAGATCCTTTTCTTCAATATGGATTTGGACTTGGAACTACATATGATGGTATTTCTACTATTCCAGGGCTTCGTCTGGATTATATTCTTCACTCTAAAGAATTAAAATCTACTGGATTTTACACAGGCCCTTCCGGATTATCAGATCACAGGCCAATTATTTCAAATTTCTTAATTGAAGAATAA
- a CDS encoding rhomboid family intramembrane serine protease yields the protein MMNQLRSGGFSMLPPVVKNLLIINILMFLATETLIRVAGIDLRDILGLHWFGAEKFTFYQPITYMFMHANFEHILFNMFAVWMFGNAIENFWGSKRFLIYYLITGLGAAVLHYGIVYFDSIQELTQVTNAFLANPNSGNLEVFLGQYPMIDASQIPSFNNILNGTASQMDIENAYGLIERFKIDTLNLPVVIGASGSLFGILLAFGMMFPNAELFLIFIPIPIKAKYFVAGYGIFELFSGIMGTSDGIAHFAHLGGLITGFILIKFWQKFDSTFRLL from the coding sequence ATTATGAATCAACTTAGATCAGGAGGCTTTTCCATGTTACCACCGGTGGTAAAGAACCTTCTTATTATCAATATATTGATGTTCCTGGCAACAGAAACTCTTATTCGTGTGGCCGGAATCGATCTTCGTGACATCTTAGGGTTACATTGGTTTGGTGCTGAAAAATTCACTTTCTATCAACCTATTACTTACATGTTTATGCATGCCAATTTTGAGCACATTTTGTTTAATATGTTTGCCGTATGGATGTTTGGTAATGCCATCGAAAACTTTTGGGGATCAAAACGTTTTTTGATTTATTACTTAATTACCGGGTTGGGCGCAGCAGTACTACATTATGGTATTGTGTATTTCGATAGTATCCAGGAACTCACTCAAGTTACCAATGCTTTCTTAGCCAACCCAAATTCAGGGAATCTGGAAGTTTTTCTTGGACAATATCCAATGATTGATGCTTCGCAAATCCCTTCATTTAACAACATTTTAAATGGAACTGCTTCTCAAATGGATATTGAGAATGCATATGGGCTTATTGAACGTTTTAAAATTGATACATTGAATCTTCCTGTGGTTATAGGTGCTTCCGGATCATTATTTGGAATCTTGCTTGCTTTTGGAATGATGTTCCCAAATGCTGAACTATTTTTAATCTTTATTCCGATTCCAATTAAAGCCAAATACTTTGTAGCCGGTTATGGTATTTTTGAATTGTTTTCCGGAATTATGGGTACAAGTGATGGTATCGCCCATTTTGCACATCTTGGAGGACTCATCACTGGTTTTATTCTAATCAAGTTTTGGCAAAAATTTGATTCAACTTTTAGATTATTGTAA
- a CDS encoding rhomboid family intramembrane serine protease has protein sequence MNNSIFADLKRVFKSDNYLYQIIIINAVIFVLLNVILAMIPIESRESTLRFFGLSADLNQYFWRIWTYISYMFTHVEFNHLFFNMLLLYMIGRIFADLYGNIRFLETYIYGGLLGGVLFVASAYLLPSMSVSHYLIGASAAVMSVVFAIGFLQPEYMLQIFTFRVPLKYVVLFAFITSTILYLDKNTGGKVAHFGGAAYGFLFAYYLQRGTNINKPITKFFKSFTTILGPRKMKVVHKNSKYSKEKQDQVKQEEIDKILDKISKSGYDSLTKVEKDFLFKFGKK, from the coding sequence ATGAACAACTCCATTTTTGCAGATTTAAAAAGGGTATTCAAATCTGATAATTATTTATATCAGATCATTATTATCAATGCGGTAATATTCGTTTTACTTAACGTGATATTAGCCATGATCCCTATTGAGTCCAGAGAATCAACATTACGGTTCTTTGGGTTGTCTGCAGATTTAAATCAGTACTTCTGGAGAATCTGGACTTATATCTCATATATGTTTACCCATGTAGAGTTTAATCACTTATTCTTTAATATGCTACTCCTCTATATGATTGGTCGCATATTTGCGGATTTATATGGCAATATCAGATTTCTGGAAACCTATATTTATGGTGGATTATTAGGTGGGGTTCTATTCGTAGCTTCGGCTTATTTACTCCCTTCAATGTCCGTAAGTCATTATCTTATTGGTGCTTCTGCTGCAGTTATGTCTGTGGTCTTTGCGATCGGCTTTCTACAACCAGAATACATGTTACAGATATTCACTTTTAGAGTTCCTTTAAAATACGTGGTTCTGTTTGCGTTTATTACTTCTACAATTTTATATCTGGATAAAAACACAGGAGGAAAGGTCGCTCATTTTGGAGGGGCTGCCTATGGATTCCTATTCGCATATTATTTACAACGTGGAACTAATATTAATAAGCCTATCACTAAATTCTTCAAAAGTTTCACTACGATTTTAGGGCCACGTAAAATGAAAGTGGTTCATAAAAACTCAAAGTATAGTAAAGAAAAGCAAGATCAGGTCAAACAGGAAGAAATAGACAAAATTCTGGATAAAATTTCCAAATCGGGTTATGACAGTTTAACCAAAGTTGAAAAAGACTTTCTATTCAAATTTGGAAAAAAATGA